The following is a genomic window from Nicotiana tabacum cultivar K326 chromosome 3, ASM71507v2, whole genome shotgun sequence.
atgtcatgataccatggctgaacatttGGCTCTACCTCTTTTGAAATACTTATCTTCCTCATGGACCCACATAGTTTTTTCGATTTCTTCAGCCGTAAAGGCCTCATtttcctcttcctcattgtatTTCGGCTTGATAAATGTTCTGTACAGATGCGGCAccggctgaggcaagacccaaccatcattctttctatcatctACCCATTTTACATCAGCTGGTATGGGTCTGAAGCCTACCCAAAGAACTTTTCACTGGCAGGCAGGGTGATAGGTTCAGCTATTCCTTGCAATGATTTCTCGAGCCCATTCCCCGGTTTGAAGCCGAGCCTGATCATTTCCTTAGCGACCATCATTGATGCACTGGAAAGAAATGGTTGAGGGCAAGGTTTTCCTTCTTCACACTGATCTGCGACAACAATTTCAAAGGTCTGATAGACTATGTGCTCACTCCCCTCTCTTGCTTCAAGAcatgggactgatgggtcccgataaattgatTTCTCATCTTCCCCGTGGACCACAATCTCTTGATCCTCATGCTCGAATTTCACCATTTGGAGAAGAATAAAGGGTACAACCcccgctgcatgaatccatggcctccccaaAAGAAAGTTGTAGGAGGTGTCCATGTCCAGAACCTGGAGGGTTACTTTAAAGTCTACTGGGCCAATGGTCAGAATTAGATCAATCtctccaattgtgtcccttttGATACCATCGAAGGCACGTACACAAACATTGGGTCGGATTCTTTCAGTATCGATTTCCATACGCTGCAGAGTTGAGAGTGGGCAAATGTCAACCCCAGAGCCACCGtccaacataacccttttcacGTAGTACCCTTCGCATTTGACTGTCAGGTGCAGGGCTTTGTTATGTACGGCCCCTTCTGGGGGCAAGTCATTTTTGCTAAAGGAGATCTGGTTGATTGCGAAAAATCTTTTGGCCATTCTCTCCAACTACTCTACAGAGGTCTCAACAGGCACATATGCTTCgttaagggtcttgatcaataCTTTTGATGTTCGATGGAGTTCATCAACAAAGATAGCAAGGAGACTGGTGCGGGAAATTTTCGAAGCTGGTCGATCACCTCATAATctgccattttcatcttttgaaagaaggcctccgcttcttcggcactcacgggcttcttagaTGGGAAGCGCTTTCTAGTGGCATTGTTCACCTCTTCCAAATTGAAATACTTTTCAGCCgggttattttcttaaacttctcccgagatttctttgcctttgtaagtCACCACTGATTTGTTGTAGTTACAGGGCACAACGGTAGGATCCGTCATGGGCTTTTGTGGTGCGCGGACAATAACCATAGGCTCACTCAGCCTTGGTAGATTAATTGCCCCTGCATCATATAAGCTCCTTTGGGCACATACATTTGGGTTGTCTTATTCAGTTCGAATCTCCTGGGAGGACTCAAAGCCATCCTCTTTTCTTTGCGGCCTCGAGGGACATAGAGAACAACATCTTTGGGAGGCATTGCCCCAATTTCCACTTCAACTTTATTTTCTGACTTTGGAGGGGTGGTTTTGTTCCTTTTCTCCCCTTTGTCTTGCTTTGGGGCAGCTTTTGGTTTCTTTTGTACATCAGCGATGGCAATGATGGCCTTTAATGCtgggtcaaattctttgtcctcacaaatcattccgattacCGGCCCATTGTTGTGGGCCGACAACGGGTTGTTAGTCACATTGGGAATATAttcatcccttagcactatcttccttTGTTCTATCAAGTTTTCCACGGCTCTTTTTAGAGTCCAACAATCATCCGTGTTGTGCCCTTCTGCCCCTGAGTGATAGGCGCATCGGGTACTGGCTCTGTAAGCGGGTGATGCTGGGTTTTTCCTGGTTTGAGGAACAGGCTGTAGCAGACCCATTTGGACAAGCTTTGGTAATAGGCTGGAGTAGGGTTCGCCAATTGGTGTAAAATTTGGCCTCTTGGGTGGTTCAcgagggtggaaattgttttgtgGAGGCCGGGGGTTGTAGTGGTTTTGGTAAGGATGCTAGTTTCTAGGAAATGGAGCTTGGTTCCGGTTGGCTTATTGTTGCGACCGGATATAAGGTTGAGCATTCATGACCGAGTATGGATGAGGAGCATAGGCTACGTCTTGGTgagggtagtagtgttgtggggtcctTTATGAGAAAAAAGGATCTGAGAGTATGGTGTTTTCTTGCACCTGACGTTGCCATGGATGTTTCATCCTTTTTCTTTCCCTTCGCCACTCCTCCAGACCCACCCTGAATATCTTGGGAGGTAGCTTTGATGGCGgattggcttagaattcgacccgttttcaacccattttcaaccattttgcCAATTTTGATGGCTTCAGCGAACGgtttacccattgcggacatcatattttggaagtagtcaGCTTCTTAAGCTTGGAGGAAAATTGTGACCATCTCAACCTCATCCATCGGAGGATTTACCCTGGAGGCCTATTCACGCCATTTAACTGCgtactctcggaagctttccgaggatttcttcttcaagtttatcaacgagttcctatctggagcaatatcaatgttgtactggaatTGCCTGACGAAATCTCTAGGAAGGTCATCCTAGATGTGCCAGCGGGATATATcttggtccatgtaccactcagatgcgatgccgaccagactttctccgaaataggccatgagGAGTTCTTCCTTCCTACCGGCTCCTCGCAGTTGGTTGCAGTatctcttgagatgagcaataggatcgccgtgtccatcatacttctcaaattttggggttttgaatcccaatggtagatgcacatgagggaacatacATAAGTCATCATAGGATAAACATTTTTGTCCACTCAagccttgtatgcttttgagactctgttccatactcctcatcttTCTCGCAATCGTTTCTTGCTCAGGAGTTTTGGTGATCTTTTCTTGCCCTGCAGAGAACTCATATCGGGGTGGTTAGGAGTAAGTATGGGTGGGAAACTGTGTAGGTTCCAGTAGGAAAGATGGTGTTTGGAAGGTGAAGGATGATGGGTCAAAGCTGGGCCTGGGCAGTGTAGGCTGTGCCATAGCCGAGCAAGGTAGAGTAGTGAAGATATTCGAAGCTGCACCTgaagctaacacctgggggcgagcctcagaaggtgttcccacAAAGTTGGCAGAAATAGTAGGGTATCCTAGTGAGGTATTTGGATAgtttatggggatgttggaggtcccacttgccctgggaAAAAGCTGGGGAAATTCAGGGATTGCACTCGGTGGTTCTCTTCTGTTTGCctaggcgtcccacatttccatcatgcgaaGACACAGTAACCTATTTTCCTCGGCAACTGCCGATTCTGAAGTTAGGGTGCCCGAGATCGGACTCTCATCCGCAATAGGAACTGTTGGCCGAgtcatttctgaagacatttcaaaGCTTCCCTTTGACCTCATGAAGTATGGATGCgaagccagactaccacaaaacTAACCACCTTTCTATAAAACCTAGGCTGAATATAACATCAACAAATGGTTAGTTTGGATGAATAACAGACAGATAATCAcacattggggtgtgatgcacctatacaattAGATGTATTTCTACGTGTTTCGCAATGGTTGCATGCTTCATTccagcttttctttttctttcccataTTTCTTACTTCCGCTCCCACTCTTTCCTTTTATCCCATTTTAGACCTTTTTTTTggtatggtcgaatcctatggagattgcctacatatcatgaccctgcatgaatcagaccgggcgtagttctagGGATAAAtgtaagagaaaaagaaataacaaaatattttgggattttcaaattttcataaaaagaaaatgctttgattacaatgactcaaaactaacagactTGAAAAGGAAATCGACAGATTCTAATAGCAAGATGACAATACAGACTCAAGAATCGACTAACAGACTCTgacaaaaagaaaatacaaactcaaaaataAACTGACAAACTCCAACAAAAACAGACTAAAGTGAAAAATCaggaatacattaatgctcctgggGCCCTCGGGACATCATTTGGTCTCGTCGCGGGCCTATATACGAGATCCCCTTGCagccgctccaaatcactcattatctggcAAACGAAAGTCATCACTGCAGTGAAGAAGGTGGTACGAGTCATGTCCTCGCACGCTTGGCATTTCACGGTGATGTAATCAGCAATGGCTCTGATCCTCTCTCGGATTCTACCATTTTCCTGAAGCAATCGCCTTATCTGCTGATTCCTGGCTTCTAATACCTGAGAGTCGTAAAGGTGTTGATTTTTCAACTGTTGTCTTccttcctccatctgagccatcaaatcataacagtgttccctGTCAGCTTTGAAGAATTTTGCCTGCTTGGCTGCCTCATTTTCAAGAGTAGTTACCTTTCTTCTCAGgctggtgattgtcccttcatactttctCTTTAGTTGTTGCACAAACTATGTCCGACCTTTTGCATTTTCTGCCAATTGAGCTCGGGCTTTTGCTAGACTGGCCTCAGACTTTTCTAAGTCATTTTGACACTCAAGgtctttctttttcagactgcttataagcctttcatccgctcggcttctttccgggttctagcagctattttcattttctggatttgagctttgagggcttcattttcttgagttagccttttcttttctctctcatatgcGGCAGCTTGCAAAtcattttcaaactgaaggtccatgacttgcCTTTCCAGCTGGCTTATTTTAGCCCTGTAGCTTTCTTCTcttgccaaccagccccactgctcttgcgAGTCGTTAGTGAATTGCTGAACATGAGTTCTCTTAGCAGGTCTCTCCGgaatctggaaccttttaccGAACTAAATAATGTACTTGGGGTCTACTTCACCTCTAGCTAGATCCCGCACCATAGTCTTAGGCTCAAGAAATCTACACTTATTCCACACCTGGCAAATTCTCCCTTCTGGAAATACGGCTTTTGGGCCCAATTCAATGACATGTTTACTCAAATCTTCGTCATGGGGGACGAtttgaaatcttcctaattgATGCAAAACCCTGTGGGGAACATAAGGCTGGATGCTCCGGATGCCTATTAGGAGGAGATAACACACTTCAGCTGACATGTATACTGCTTCGGTGATAGAAAGCCATCCGAATGGCCACTTAATTTTATCGGCGGTCAAGGAGCTCAAATGTGCAAACCAAGCTTCAGTACCCTCGGGGAATTCAATACCCACTactcggctttcaaattcttcaatgcaACTCAAACCGGTCATACCGTAATTCATATACCCAACCCAGCGGTAGAGATATTCCTGCATCCATAATTGTAGTAACAGAttgcagccttggaagaactttcccCCTTTCCGACAAATAGTCAAGGCTCGGTAGATTTCAGATAAGATCAGGGGAACCACAATGGCGTTGGCTTTCTTGATTGCAACATCAATCATTCCTACGAGACCTACCTCTATATTACCATCTTTTCGCGGGCAGACCAcaacacccaagaatgctactataaaagCCAAACCCCGCCTTGCCTCCCATTTGTCTTTATTCTCGACATGGGTCAGACTAGTGTTCGGCTCTTCAAAACCTCGGGGGTTACCATAGCGTTGGTACAAAAACTGGAGAGTGCAATAACCTTCAGATAAATTTCCATCCTAGATATCCCGACTAATACTCAACAAATCCAGAAATCTGTAGggagataccggtcttggtgacaATGGATATCGACTTCTAAAGTTTCCATTAAGGCCCGCATAACCTGCCACTTCCTCCAGcgtgggtgtgagctcaaagtcagagaaacaGAACACATTGCGAGTTGGGTCCCAAAAAGGTACTAAAGGTTTAATTATGTCCAACCTTGGCGTGACGTTCAATAGTCCGACGAGGCCTCCCAGAACCTTTACCACTGTTTCTCTACTACCTTTCCTtgtatcattccaccacatgggGAGCTGTAAGGGGATCTCTTTAAGTACTGTGAAGGGTTCAATttcatttgtgctcatcctgcacatttattaaggtgatttaataaCTTATTTTGACCCAAAAAAGTGATaccatttttttcaaaattttacttcAAAAATAAAACCCGATTTTGcagatacggcctttcagcacttcggggaagaagattttaaggctgtgcctGCTAACCggtcgaaaaataaaaaatgaccaaaggtggctgttcttgcaagaacagccttctggcgcccttttgggaacattcggcttaTTTCAAACAAGAATGGCACCACCCTACTTATTtgtgacaaaaataaaattttgttatttttgggttatttttgcaaaaggaagttggacccgatgggggttgacTACGTATtccacatccagtgagaatcaaactggcgtagttcgggtagattTGACAAAATTAAAACCAACTAAATTTAAAGACaaaacttttgttttcttttctttttttctttctttcttttttcaaaattttggcagagtttcaatATATTTTGGACACTGATTCTTTGAGCCTTCACACTGTTATTTTCTTTCCCAATTTCTTCTATTATTCacaagccggtcaacatgcaaatccgaagcaaatgaatgcacaagtagcaagtagaatacatcaggatggtcttttcatttcaggtacacctgtcctggacagacccaacccttgtgttgagcctcctaagtcaaatgcacgtgatgcaaataaacgttcctactaaggatctggcatgaggctttgttatactaggtttaaaacctgggtttattattctagacctggcttacccgagcggacaactcgagccgaggggggtagtgtaccgagaatacagaagcttcaccggcttagcaacttgtctgaacctcgttctaaaatgggataagactctaaacagaagagaagtcacacgaaatGCACCCTTCtacatgatttagaagactcagagagaggaaggGTTTCATatcagtttatatacagttcacagaatatcaaagcggtaaaaatatttagcacattaggctcgaacatgtaggaaaatcagataacagataaagccaatcataacggctattctaagctcgaattcttgaaccctgaaccagagattctgggttctgaatccccaacagagtcgccagagctgtcacacctcctttttacataccccgaggtggtataagggagtttttccaattcaagtgacattattcaaagtgggattatttatttgattttcagagtcgccacttgggataattattggtgtcccaagtcaccggtttattttaaatcccaaatcaaggaaattcaaCTTTCCttttaaagtctgcgaaccagaaattctaagtaaggaattcggttaacccgggagaaggtgttaggcattcctgggttccgtggttctagcacggttgcttaaactattaaaattgacatattatttgattttaatacatgttttagcctatggtatattttaatatttattaaccgcggttaattaattttaaagaagatttaacgtcgtctaaaacatgtctttggaccgcgccacatgaaatgcacccgcaattcgaaacacattttattcGACGTTactaagatttggatttgggtcacatgaaatgcgcacccgaatttaggaaggtaatattattgaaataatgcgcctaaagcaactgtGCGTTGTTAACTTTGCGAGcgccatggaaatttgctaaatgacacgcctcgaattctaaggatttttaaaaaaataattaagtgagggccacgcgtttgagattttatttggtgcAGCGCACCTCAATTCCATTTTAAAAAGGTATTCAAACTAAAGTTTGGAGGGCCAAAGACTATTTGTGTTACTAATATGGCTCACCTCCACTGACTACAATAATTAAATATGACTTAAAGGAATTGCAACTATTCCTAAATTGACGCCCTAattcagattttttttaaattgagaGGCTGCCCAAACACAATGGACTTCCTTTCAACTTACAATGATTTCGATACTCAAGCCCAAAAAGAGCCCAAATATTGGCGAGCACAGGCTACAGGCGGAGAACTCGGAATCGAGCCCCAATGGAGGCAAACAGGTGTGCAAACCGAAGAGACGTGCCTATTTTATTATTCATCACTTGACAAAAGCAACCCATTTAATGCTACACCTTGCTATCAATTCCTAGTTTTACTCTAGGCACTGTTACCATCACCCATAAAACAAACTTGTACAATCATCAATGTAACATGCCAAACATTAGACTTATATCCATAATTAATTGACCTCACACGTACAAAGAACTCATCATAGAACTCAAAGGTTTTCAAATCTGTTTTTTAAAACTACAATTACACCTACCGCCCTTCGAACATTTGAAAACCTATGGACATCACTAAGCTAAATGAGTAAGATCAATGCATAAATCGACTTTTGAAGTAACCTGGACCCTTTACTACTTAATAAACAATCAACTAGCCATTGCATGAtcacaacattatttaaatacaACAAAACCTGTTATGACAGtccaaatgaattacataatagGAAGAGGTCTAACACAGTCTACACTATTTATCATGATGGAATGTAGAATGTAACTACTGATTCTATTACACCAGTTATACATCAAGTTTCCATAGTGGTTCAGAATCAGATTCAGTGGTAAAATATTCAATGATCACCTAGCTATAATATACTCGATAGATTGAACTCTACACTAAACACATACCAAATATAGCTCTTGAGAGTGTGCTGTTAGCAGCGAATCAAACACAATACATCAAACGAATCATAATAAGGGAATTCAGAAAGATGAGAAAATGAAACTATGAACTAGAGAGTCGATGCTATGctttaaacttcaatttttcatttcaatcttcaattCAAGACTCACATTATATAGGATTCAGAAACATGTACctgaatatataaaaataaaccaaaaaacaAAGCTTGAGATCGGTGAAACAACATCAGCAAAATAGAACCCAGATTTTGGCAATAAAACAGTAGAACCAAATAGCAACACTTTTAACCAAACTTTTAAAGATACAAAACTCAATCCATTTCAACCCAAATGCAAGACTTTGTCATTTTCAGTAATGTTAACTGAGCAATGAAAGATCAAAAGCTGAAGCCAAGTGAGATTTGAGCAATTTTTAAACAAAGGAAAATGCAGAATCTTCAGTGTTATATCAGAATTTTACTCAAAAAAATGCTCAGCCATTTTCTTTTCAGTCTTTTTTAAGCTCTCCCAAAATCTGACTTCAACCTCAAGTAAGGATGCCTTTATAGGTAAGTTATTAGGGCAGCCTAAAAGAAATCAAATTTGCCTTTAGACCCTCTTGGAATTTTGGTTTTTGCTTAGAAATCCCTAGGTTAAAACTCAAATTTTCAGAAAAGTACCAAAggccagcttctaggaagcttcccaAGTTAGTTACATCAAATTTCCCCAACTTAGATTTCCTAAATTAGCCCCTAGACCCTTTGTTTTTTACCACAGCAGGCCATATGGGTCAATTCTGACCCAAGATTTAAACTAAAATGAGTGGGCTTCCCTTGAAAATGGGTCAGAAATGACCCCAAAGCCAATAAGAAAATCCATTTGGTAATTCATGAAAAACAGAAGAAGAAACCAATTAAAtgatatcaaaacaaaaatctaaactaaacAACTGATCTAAACCAATTAATGAGCTAGAATTAACTATATTACCAAGTCAACAACATCTAATTAAACTAATCATACGACTAAAAATCAGAAGCTTAAAGTCATGAGTGACAATTAAGCATGACGAGTGAATAAAGCAACGTTTAAAAGTTGAAAGGAAAACTAAAAAACAGCCGAAACAAATACATACATGGATCGATCCAGAAAAAAGAAATCCTAGGTTCAGAACCTTTGTCAATTTTCAGTCTACTCACGAAAAATGAGAAGAAAGGAAGAGGAGTAAGCGGTTAAATAACGAAATGGATagaaaagataagaaaaaggaGGACTTACCAACTTAAATAAACACTTCTGGATGCCCTGATTTAAACAAAATTGATGCTAATCGCccgttctttgtcaagaacaagcgGGAATATTAATTTTGCCTTGAATCagatttcaaaactcaaaaaactgGAAGCCTATGTCATGCATGCCACAGATTCAAGAGAttttgattttgggcttttaaaGCTTCAACTTCGATTCAAGATTCGACGAAAGTTAGGGTGATTCGAGAGAAAACATATGGGAATTTGGAATGAGGGAGCCTTGGAGGTTCTCTGGTGTTAGTTTGGGGTTGAACAGAGGTGGCGCCGCCCCCGGAGAAAACAAAGGTCGCGCTAGGGTTTCTCCTTTGAATCAAAATTCGAGACGTTCCAAGGAGCTTTGAGGGTAGGTGATTGGATATTCGGGGTTGGGTGGAGGAGAGGATTCATGGGTGTATTTTTGGTGGTGATTTGCGGTGGCGCCGCTACTGGTGGCGGGTGGAGATAAGGGCGACTTTTAGGGTTCTTGTTGGGCTGGGGTGAGAGAAATGAGAGACAAGGGGGTAGGGGGTGAACGTTTGGACTGTTATATATCAGAGGTGACTCATTTCCGGACCGTCGATCAATTAAGATCGACGGTCCTGATCAAGGAGCAACGAAAAATAACCTCGTTTGGTCATTGAGTGGTGCGGACCGGGTATGGGGTGATCTGGGCCGGATTTAACGGGTTTGGATGGGTAAAATTGATTTGGGCTTGAGGGATTTTAActttttggcccaaaaatcagAATCTTctcatttcttcttcattttctttttattttcaaattcttttaattcctttttttCCTAATAAAAATAGAAACCtaaattaaaatctcaaaactagattatcctaccaaattaaattaattaactctaaataataattaccacaactaattaagtgccaaattaaaagaaaattatcgAAATTCGAAATTAAACAGTAAAGAAggcaaaaatatgttattttttttgtgattttccatttttataaaacattaatttactaattaatctaaatatgtaaaattaaatcctaaatgcaatgcatgatattttggtatttttcatgatttaaataaaacttaaacgtgcacaaaatgcaaacaattaaatgaaattctacaaaattcctaaaacggtaaataattaacaaaaatctattttcttgggattttataggagtatttcatatagggcaaaaatcacatgctcacaagtATTACGGCGAGATTCTAGCGAAAGAGTCAAGACCTGaactagcaattggggaaatcactgccctagacctttttaccattgaattatcgTTAATCTAGCATATTGTTATTTCTAATTTTATTTGCAGTAGTTAACAAAGACCCAAGATTGATTGAtaaaaatcttgcatctagaAATTGGTTGAGTTGATAATAGCATTGCCAAAGAGTTATAATAGATATgttagttccctgaggattcgactaCAGACTTaaaaaccggattatatttgcaacgaccgctttgtCTTTTAGAGGGCATAGtcgtcgttgccggggaactaacggtgttatttattacaacttagaagTAGTGTTAGAATTATTAGTTTAAATCAATTTTCGAAG
Proteins encoded in this region:
- the LOC142176730 gene encoding uncharacterized protein LOC142176730, whose amino-acid sequence is MAKRFFAINQISFSKNDLPPEGAVHNKALHLTVKCEGYYVKRVMLDGGSGVDICPLSTLQRMEIDTERIRPNVCVRAFDGIKRDTIGEIDLILTIGPVDFKVTLQVLDMDTSYNFLLGRPWIHAAGVVPFILLQMVKFEHEDQEIVVHGEDEKSIYRDPSVPCLEAREGSEHIVYQTFEIVVADQCEEGKPCPQPFLSSASMMVAKEMIRLGFKPGNGLEKSLQGIAEPITLPASEKFFG